From Citricoccus sp. SGAir0253, a single genomic window includes:
- a CDS encoding metal-sensitive transcriptional regulator encodes MTTDVHEPSGAPEPVLPAGQDHPSGHGYGPRKDEYLKRLRRVEGQVRGISRMVDEDQYCIDVLTQVAAATKALHAVSLGLLEDHLGHCVAEAARESGETGDDALVRAKVAEATAAIARLVR; translated from the coding sequence ATGACGACCGACGTGCACGAGCCCTCCGGGGCCCCCGAGCCGGTCCTGCCCGCCGGGCAGGACCACCCGTCCGGACACGGCTACGGCCCGCGCAAGGACGAGTACCTCAAGCGGCTGCGCCGCGTGGAGGGCCAGGTCCGCGGCATCAGCCGGATGGTGGACGAGGACCAGTACTGCATCGACGTGCTGACCCAGGTGGCCGCGGCCACCAAGGCGCTGCACGCCGTGAGCCTGGGCCTGCTCGAGGACCACCTCGGGCACTGCGTCGCCGAGGCGGCGCGCGAGTCCGGGGAGACGGGGGACGACGCCCTCGTGCGCGCCAAGGTCGCCGAGGCAACGGCGGCGATCGCCCGCCTCGTCCGCTGA
- a CDS encoding class F sortase has translation MASAALRPAEPVPAPVRLRYEAIGADVPVMPTGVAGDGQMEIPEDAATAGWYRFGPAPADGEGHTVLAAHAGSVETPRGPLYALRDAAAGDLVRLWDQDGTEHRYRVTTVEQLGKDGLDFTPYFDRTGPARLVLVTCGGQWRPERESYADNIIVVAEPVP, from the coding sequence GTGGCCTCCGCCGCGCTGCGGCCCGCCGAGCCGGTCCCGGCACCGGTCCGCCTGCGGTACGAGGCGATCGGGGCGGACGTGCCCGTGATGCCCACCGGCGTGGCCGGCGACGGCCAGATGGAGATCCCCGAGGACGCGGCCACGGCGGGCTGGTACCGGTTCGGGCCGGCGCCGGCGGACGGGGAGGGCCACACGGTCCTCGCCGCCCACGCCGGCTCGGTCGAGACGCCCCGCGGGCCGCTGTACGCCCTGCGGGACGCCGCGGCGGGGGACCTCGTGCGGCTGTGGGACCAGGACGGCACGGAGCACCGCTACCGCGTCACCACCGTGGAGCAGCTCGGCAAGGACGGCCTGGACTTCACGCCCTACTTCGACCGGACCGGCCCGGCCCGGCTGGTGCTCGTGACCTGTGGCGGCCAGTGGCGCCCGGAACGGGAGAGCTATGCGGACAACATCATCGTGGTGGCCGAACCGGTCCCCTGA
- the rlmN gene encoding 23S rRNA (adenine(2503)-C(2))-methyltransferase RlmN: MLSNPSAAGAGDDRPQVRPRAEGWTQQTTEDGRPLLQFKQPRVAQPRTHLADLTLAERQERVKELGLPAFRAKQLSTHYFVHHTSDPERMTDLPAAQRGTLVAEMFPPLLTEVRRLTTDNGDTIKFLWRLFDGALVESVLMRYPGRVTLCVSSQAGCGMNCPFCATGQNGLTRNMSTAEIVEQVVRANQVIAEGALGGRRRDGGHDADRVTNIVFMGMGEPLANYKRVIAAVRRMVDPAPEGLGMSARHITVSTVGLVPAINRLADEGIPVTFALSLHAPDDELRDELIPVNSRWKADEAIDAAYGYFAKTGRRVSIEYALIKDMNDHAWRADLLAEKLNARGRGWVHVNPIPLNPTPGSIWTSSEPDVTREFVDRLNAAGIPTTLRDTRGKEIDGACGQLAAEGDEEQDASVTAPDGGRTGPADTIDLRG, from the coding sequence ATGCTGTCCAACCCGTCCGCGGCCGGCGCCGGGGACGACCGCCCCCAGGTCCGGCCCAGGGCGGAGGGCTGGACGCAGCAGACCACCGAGGACGGCCGGCCGCTGCTGCAGTTCAAGCAGCCCCGCGTGGCCCAGCCGAGGACGCACCTGGCCGACCTCACGCTGGCCGAGCGCCAGGAGCGGGTGAAGGAACTGGGCCTGCCCGCGTTCCGCGCCAAGCAGCTGTCCACCCACTACTTCGTGCACCACACCTCGGACCCGGAGCGGATGACGGACCTGCCGGCCGCCCAGCGGGGGACGCTCGTGGCCGAGATGTTCCCGCCGCTGCTCACCGAGGTCCGCCGGCTGACCACGGACAACGGGGACACCATCAAGTTCCTGTGGCGGCTGTTCGACGGCGCCCTCGTGGAGTCGGTGCTGATGCGCTATCCCGGGCGGGTGACCCTGTGCGTGTCCAGCCAGGCCGGCTGCGGCATGAACTGCCCGTTCTGCGCCACCGGCCAGAACGGGCTGACCCGCAACATGTCCACCGCGGAGATCGTGGAGCAGGTGGTCCGCGCCAACCAGGTCATCGCCGAGGGCGCGCTGGGCGGCCGGCGCCGGGACGGCGGCCACGACGCCGACCGCGTGACGAACATCGTGTTCATGGGCATGGGCGAGCCGCTGGCCAACTACAAGCGCGTGATCGCCGCCGTGCGGCGCATGGTGGACCCGGCCCCCGAGGGGCTGGGCATGTCCGCGCGCCACATCACCGTGTCCACGGTGGGCCTGGTCCCGGCCATCAACCGGCTCGCGGACGAGGGCATCCCGGTCACCTTCGCGCTGTCCCTGCACGCCCCGGACGACGAGCTGCGCGACGAGCTGATCCCCGTCAACTCCCGGTGGAAGGCGGACGAGGCGATCGACGCCGCGTACGGCTACTTCGCCAAGACGGGACGGCGCGTGTCCATCGAGTACGCGCTGATCAAGGACATGAACGACCACGCCTGGCGGGCCGACCTGCTGGCCGAGAAGCTCAACGCCCGCGGCCGGGGCTGGGTGCACGTGAACCCGATCCCGCTCAACCCGACGCCCGGGTCGATCTGGACCTCCTCCGAGCCGGACGTCACCCGGGAGTTCGTGGACCGGCTGAACGCGGCCGGGATCCCCACCACCCTCCGGGACACCCGCGGCAAGGAGATCGACGGGGCGTGCGGGCAGCTCGCCGCCGAGGGGGACGAGGAGCAGGACGCGTCCGTCACCGCGCCCGACGGCGGCCGGACCGGTCCCGCGGACACCATCGACCTGCGCGGCTGA
- a CDS encoding cation diffusion facilitator family transporter, protein MTDAARASGHHAPGHHHGAGASRARLAIAFAITAALLVAEVIGAALTGSLALLVDAGHMVTDAGGLLLALVAAHLMLRPPSQRRTWGLLRLEVLAAGAQAAILLGVGIYALVDGVLRLGRPPEVHAEGLLAFGVLGLAGNVAALTVLAGGRGHSLNLRAAFLEVVNDALGSVAVIVAAVVVATTGWLQADAVAGMLIGLLILPRAAVILREAGSLLLESVPAELDLADIRRHLLDTDHVLDVHDLHVSRIDTGTPVITAHVVVGAECFDEGHASRVLRDLQDCVAGHFPLSVEHSTFQLEPPGHRDGEGHVHS, encoded by the coding sequence ATGACGGATGCGGCGCGGGCCTCGGGACACCATGCCCCCGGGCACCATCACGGGGCGGGGGCCTCCCGCGCCCGGCTGGCGATCGCCTTCGCCATCACCGCCGCCCTCCTGGTCGCCGAGGTCATCGGGGCGGCGCTGACCGGCAGCCTCGCCCTGCTCGTGGACGCCGGCCACATGGTCACGGACGCCGGCGGACTGCTCCTGGCCCTCGTGGCCGCCCACCTGATGCTCCGGCCGCCCTCGCAGCGGCGCACGTGGGGCCTGCTGCGCCTCGAGGTCCTCGCCGCCGGGGCGCAGGCGGCCATCCTGCTGGGGGTGGGGATCTACGCCCTGGTGGACGGCGTGCTGCGCCTGGGCCGCCCGCCCGAGGTGCACGCGGAGGGACTGCTGGCCTTCGGCGTGCTGGGCCTGGCGGGCAACGTGGCCGCGCTGACCGTGCTCGCCGGCGGCCGGGGGCACTCGCTGAACCTGCGGGCGGCGTTCCTCGAGGTGGTCAACGACGCCCTCGGGTCCGTGGCCGTCATCGTCGCCGCCGTGGTGGTCGCCACCACCGGCTGGCTGCAGGCGGACGCGGTGGCCGGGATGCTCATCGGCCTGCTGATCCTGCCCCGGGCCGCGGTGATCCTGCGCGAGGCCGGCAGCCTGCTGCTGGAGTCCGTGCCCGCCGAGCTGGACCTGGCGGACATCCGCCGCCACCTGCTGGACACCGACCACGTGCTGGACGTCCACGACCTGCACGTCAGCCGCATCGACACCGGGACCCCCGTGATCACCGCCCACGTGGTGGTGGGGGCGGAGTGCTTCGACGAGGGCCACGCGAGCCGGGTGCTGCGCGACCTGCAGGACTGCGTGGCGGGGCACTTCCCGCTGTCCGTGGAGCACAGCACCTTCCAGCTCGAGCCGCCGGGACACCGGGACGGCGAGGGCCACGTGCACTCCTGA
- a CDS encoding low molecular weight phosphatase family protein gives MTENAHRPVTAPEPVLAGEHRERDLHVLDRLASHLHERYAEAVDRPTVERVVAECYEELDRTATVKTFLATSAARFAESRVRALAIARGAVESPLPRVLFVDDLNAGRSQMAAALVLRHSGGLVTARSAGLEPAGHVHEDALAAMEEVGVPLHHAFPKPLTPDVHAAAQVVITFDCADRVPRLDGKDYRDWAIPNLVGRPLEDIRRAREEIDARVRELVRELGPDTGRPDGSAPSSSSVPRAA, from the coding sequence ATGACCGAGAACGCACACCGCCCGGTGACCGCGCCGGAGCCGGTCCTGGCCGGCGAGCACCGCGAGCGGGACCTGCACGTCCTGGACCGGCTCGCCAGCCACCTGCACGAGCGCTACGCCGAAGCCGTGGACCGGCCCACGGTGGAGCGCGTCGTGGCCGAGTGCTACGAGGAGCTGGACCGGACGGCCACCGTCAAGACCTTCCTCGCCACGAGCGCCGCGCGCTTCGCCGAGAGCCGGGTCCGGGCGCTGGCCATCGCCCGGGGCGCCGTCGAGTCGCCCCTGCCGCGCGTGCTCTTCGTGGACGACCTCAACGCAGGACGGTCCCAGATGGCCGCCGCACTGGTCCTGAGGCACTCGGGGGGCCTGGTCACCGCCCGCTCCGCCGGGCTCGAACCGGCCGGCCACGTCCACGAGGACGCCCTCGCCGCCATGGAGGAGGTGGGGGTCCCGCTCCACCACGCCTTCCCCAAGCCCCTGACCCCGGACGTCCACGCGGCCGCGCAGGTGGTCATCACCTTCGACTGCGCGGACCGGGTGCCCCGGCTCGACGGCAAGGACTACCGCGACTGGGCCATCCCCAACCTCGTCGGCCGCCCGCTGGAGGACATCCGCCGGGCCCGCGAGGAGATCGACGCGCGGGTGCGCGAGCTCGTCCGCGAGCTGGGTCCGGACACCGGGCGCCCGGACGGGTCAGCGCCGTCGTCGTCCTCGGTGCCGCGGGCCGCCTGA
- a CDS encoding DUF4397 domain-containing protein, with protein sequence MRKALPLAVTATCGLALLGTALPAAADEHGGDAAMLSVLHGVPDTTVDVYVNGERTLDDFEPGDLAGPLELPAGDYEIAITAADAEDDSEPVIGPVDVTLEGGMDYTAAAHLDAEGQPTATAFVNDTSSLEAGTGRLVVRHVAAAPAVDIWADGEVAVPGLENPDEKSLDLPAGTIEAAVSLAGESDPVLGPADVQVTEGAATIVYAWGSAEDGSLALATQTVEGMHSAPGGVPTGNTQVPAEDQGLWWAVGGGALLLAAAGMAAAVRRRSVRA encoded by the coding sequence ATGCGCAAGGCACTCCCCCTGGCGGTCACCGCGACGTGTGGCCTGGCCCTTCTCGGTACCGCGCTGCCCGCCGCCGCGGACGAGCACGGCGGCGACGCCGCGATGCTCTCGGTCCTGCACGGCGTCCCGGACACCACCGTGGACGTCTACGTCAACGGCGAGCGGACCCTGGACGACTTCGAGCCCGGCGACCTGGCCGGTCCCCTCGAGCTGCCGGCGGGCGACTACGAGATCGCCATCACGGCGGCCGATGCCGAGGACGACTCCGAGCCCGTCATCGGCCCCGTGGACGTCACCCTGGAGGGCGGCATGGACTACACCGCCGCGGCCCACCTCGACGCCGAGGGCCAGCCGACCGCGACGGCGTTCGTCAACGACACCTCCTCCCTCGAGGCCGGCACCGGTCGCCTCGTGGTGCGCCACGTGGCCGCGGCCCCGGCCGTGGACATCTGGGCCGACGGCGAGGTGGCCGTCCCCGGCCTGGAGAACCCGGACGAGAAGTCCCTGGACCTGCCGGCCGGCACCATCGAGGCCGCGGTGTCCCTGGCCGGGGAGAGCGACCCGGTGCTCGGCCCGGCCGACGTGCAGGTCACGGAGGGCGCCGCGACGATCGTCTACGCGTGGGGCTCCGCCGAGGACGGCTCGCTGGCCCTGGCGACCCAGACCGTCGAGGGGATGCACTCCGCGCCCGGCGGCGTGCCCACGGGCAACACGCAGGTTCCCGCCGAGGACCAGGGCCTGTGGTGGGCCGTGGGCGGCGGTGCCCTGCTCCTCGCCGCGGCCGGGATGGCGGCGGCGGTGCGCCGCCGGTCCGTCCGTGCCTGA
- a CDS encoding MDR family MFS transporter, whose product MPTAPAEDPQGDTTESPRAGTAVPAGASRVIALLVAAAFVVILNETVMSVALPRLMHEFTIGAATAQWMTTAFMLTMAVVIPVTGYLLTRLPLRTVFTVAMVSFLLGTLLAAVAPTFLVLVAGRVVQAVGTAIMMPLLFTTVLTVVPAHRRGRTMGVISIVIAVAPATGPTIGGIILDALDWRWMFWLMLPIAALSLALGVAMIRNVTETQRVPLDVLSVVLSALGFAGLVFGLSSIGAAAEGDALLPPWIALAVGVAALAAFTWRQAGLRDHALLDVRAFRVPAFSVALGMMVIGMMALFGTLIVLPIYLQEVVGASTRDTGLALLPGGLVMGVMGLVVGRLFDRLGARPLVVPGTVVVAAALWGMTTLTAASPVALLIVWHVLLNAGLSLMFSPLMTAALGALPRRLYSHGSAIMSTLQQVAGAAGTALFITVMTMATIAGASAHTDPVVALMDGIHGALVWGAVISLLAVAGSFLVRSAPAAEESPAPVPQPVDA is encoded by the coding sequence GTGCCGACTGCCCCCGCCGAGGACCCCCAGGGGGACACCACCGAGTCGCCGCGGGCCGGGACCGCGGTCCCCGCCGGCGCCTCCCGCGTCATCGCGCTGCTCGTGGCCGCCGCCTTCGTGGTGATCCTCAACGAGACCGTCATGAGCGTGGCCCTGCCGCGGCTGATGCACGAGTTCACCATCGGCGCGGCCACCGCGCAGTGGATGACCACGGCGTTCATGCTCACCATGGCCGTGGTCATCCCGGTCACGGGCTACCTGCTCACCCGCCTGCCGTTGCGCACCGTGTTCACCGTGGCGATGGTCAGCTTCCTGCTCGGCACGCTGCTGGCCGCCGTGGCCCCCACGTTCCTCGTGCTGGTCGCCGGTCGCGTGGTGCAGGCCGTCGGCACCGCCATCATGATGCCGCTGCTGTTCACCACGGTGCTCACCGTGGTCCCGGCGCACCGCCGCGGCCGCACGATGGGCGTCATCTCGATCGTCATCGCGGTGGCCCCGGCCACCGGCCCCACGATCGGCGGGATCATCCTGGACGCCCTCGACTGGCGGTGGATGTTCTGGCTCATGCTGCCGATCGCCGCCCTGTCCCTGGCCCTCGGGGTGGCGATGATCCGCAACGTCACCGAGACCCAGCGGGTGCCGCTGGACGTGCTGTCCGTCGTGCTCTCCGCCCTCGGCTTCGCCGGCCTCGTGTTCGGGCTGAGCAGCATCGGCGCCGCCGCCGAGGGCGACGCCCTGCTGCCGCCGTGGATCGCCCTGGCCGTGGGCGTGGCCGCCCTCGCCGCCTTCACGTGGCGCCAGGCGGGCCTGCGCGACCACGCCCTGCTGGACGTGCGCGCGTTCCGCGTGCCCGCCTTCTCGGTGGCCCTGGGCATGATGGTCATCGGCATGATGGCCCTGTTCGGCACCCTGATCGTGCTGCCGATCTACCTGCAGGAGGTCGTCGGCGCCTCGACGCGGGACACCGGCCTGGCCCTGCTGCCGGGCGGGCTCGTGATGGGGGTGATGGGCCTGGTGGTGGGCCGCCTGTTCGACCGCCTCGGCGCGCGCCCGCTCGTGGTCCCGGGCACCGTGGTCGTCGCGGCCGCCCTGTGGGGGATGACCACCCTCACCGCCGCCTCGCCGGTGGCCCTGCTCATCGTGTGGCACGTGCTGCTCAACGCCGGACTGTCCCTCATGTTCAGCCCGCTGATGACCGCCGCCCTGGGGGCCCTGCCGCGCCGCCTCTACTCGCACGGCAGCGCGATCATGTCCACGCTGCAGCAGGTGGCCGGCGCCGCCGGCACCGCCCTGTTCATCACCGTCATGACGATGGCGACGATCGCCGGGGCGTCCGCCCACACCGACCCGGTGGTCGCCCTGATGGACGGCATCCACGGCGCCCTGGTCTGGGGCGCGGTCATCTCGCTGCTGGCCGTGGCGGGATCGTTCCTGGTCCGCTCCGCGCCCGCCGCCGAGGAGAGCCCGGCGCCGGTGCCCCAGCCCGTGGACGCCTGA
- a CDS encoding heavy-metal-associated domain-containing protein: MTTTDIKINGMTCNHCVASVTEELSEVPGVTGVEVRLVAGGTSVATVTSEGPAPAPEDLQAAVEEAGYVVATPGLDLA, translated from the coding sequence ATGACCACCACCGACATCAAGATCAACGGCATGACCTGCAACCACTGCGTCGCGAGCGTCACCGAGGAGCTCTCCGAGGTGCCGGGCGTGACCGGCGTGGAGGTGAGGCTCGTGGCCGGGGGGACGTCCGTGGCCACCGTGACCTCCGAGGGGCCCGCCCCGGCGCCGGAGGACCTGCAGGCCGCCGTCGAGGAGGCCGGCTACGTGGTGGCCACCCCCGGCCTCGACCTGGCCTGA
- a CDS encoding MFS transporter, which produces MSTAPPARPSPVSWLYLAVCVVLVSLNLRTLFSSFSAILPEIVAATGLPAWGATVLTTVPATLLGVFAPVAPVLARRLGSWRVLLGALLLLTAGLVVRSVPVPDGGAMVPLLAGTVVSGAAIALANVVLPSIVKQDFRAHLGLMSGLYTTAICGSAALGAGLTFPALGAVGDWRLALGLWAVPVLVAAALLVPVVRRHRSSARPVTSTTGRSPLASPVAWHITLMMVFQAMTSFTCFAWLAPILRERGLEGGLAGLVVAVSIVLQMAGSLAAPVLAARMRSQSALNAAAAVLTGGGFILSVHGPLAGVWAWTGLLGLGQGALTALALTMITLRSDSAHMAIRVSGMMQGLGYGLGSSGTFITGQVFAATGSFGPAAWLFAASGLGAAVFGWLAGRDRTIEEEPAGAV; this is translated from the coding sequence GTGAGCACCGCACCGCCAGCCCGCCCGTCCCCCGTGTCCTGGCTGTACCTGGCGGTGTGCGTGGTGCTCGTCTCGCTCAACCTGCGCACCCTGTTCTCCTCCTTCTCGGCGATCCTGCCGGAGATCGTGGCGGCGACCGGGCTGCCGGCGTGGGGCGCCACCGTGCTGACCACCGTCCCGGCCACGCTGCTGGGCGTCTTCGCCCCCGTGGCCCCCGTGCTGGCCCGCCGCCTCGGTTCCTGGCGGGTGCTCCTCGGCGCCCTGCTGCTGCTCACGGCCGGCCTCGTGGTGCGCTCCGTGCCCGTGCCCGACGGCGGGGCGATGGTCCCGCTGCTGGCCGGCACCGTGGTCTCCGGGGCGGCGATCGCCCTGGCCAACGTGGTGCTGCCGAGCATCGTCAAGCAGGACTTCCGCGCCCACCTGGGCCTGATGAGCGGGCTCTACACCACCGCGATCTGCGGCTCGGCGGCCCTCGGGGCGGGGCTCACCTTCCCGGCCCTCGGCGCCGTGGGGGACTGGCGGCTGGCCCTCGGGCTGTGGGCGGTGCCCGTGCTGGTGGCCGCCGCGCTGCTGGTGCCCGTGGTGCGCCGGCACCGCTCCAGCGCCCGGCCCGTCACCTCGACCACGGGGCGCAGCCCGCTGGCCTCGCCCGTGGCGTGGCACATCACCCTGATGATGGTCTTCCAGGCGATGACCTCCTTCACGTGCTTCGCGTGGCTGGCCCCCATCCTGCGCGAGCGCGGCCTCGAGGGTGGGCTGGCCGGGCTGGTCGTGGCGGTCTCGATCGTGCTGCAGATGGCCGGGTCCCTCGCCGCCCCCGTGTTGGCGGCGCGGATGCGCTCGCAGTCCGCGCTGAACGCGGCCGCCGCCGTGCTCACCGGCGGGGGCTTCATCCTCTCCGTGCACGGCCCGCTGGCCGGCGTCTGGGCGTGGACGGGGCTGCTGGGACTGGGCCAGGGAGCGCTGACGGCGCTCGCGCTGACCATGATCACGCTGCGCAGCGACTCCGCCCACATGGCCATCCGGGTCTCGGGGATGATGCAGGGCCTCGGCTACGGCCTGGGGTCCTCCGGGACGTTCATCACGGGCCAGGTGTTCGCCGCCACGGGCTCCTTCGGGCCGGCCGCGTGGCTGTTCGCCGCCTCCGGCCTCGGGGCCGCCGTCTTCGGCTGGCTGGCCGGGCGGGACCGGACCATCGAGGAGGAGCCGGCCGGGGCGGTGTAG
- a CDS encoding oxygenase MpaB family protein — MTAGRDAPLTTVDLAREAIVLAGAGAAILLQVAHRPVGAGVVRHSGFVADPVRRLRHTLQYVYATVLPEAAGARDAMAAAVRSAHRPVEGTDAGGRPYAAGDPRAQLWVAATLYAVAEEVRWRVWGTLEAGPAEAIYRDYAVLGTLLGMPASAWPADRAGFRRYWTDAVGALEVTDDARALCRDLFAGAAAPWWLRRVLPLARFTAAGLLPHPVRTALGLDWDGADSRREDRLWRAVRAVYPRLPRGLRRLPARLVVRGLPS; from the coding sequence ATGACGGCCGGCCGGGACGCGCCGCTGACCACGGTGGACCTGGCCCGGGAGGCGATCGTGCTCGCCGGGGCGGGCGCGGCGATCCTGCTGCAGGTGGCCCACCGGCCGGTGGGCGCCGGGGTGGTCCGGCACTCCGGCTTCGTCGCGGACCCGGTGCGCCGGCTGCGGCACACGCTGCAGTACGTCTACGCCACCGTGCTGCCCGAGGCCGCGGGCGCCCGGGACGCGATGGCCGCGGCCGTGCGCTCGGCCCACCGGCCCGTCGAGGGCACGGACGCCGGCGGCCGCCCCTACGCGGCCGGGGACCCGCGGGCCCAGCTGTGGGTCGCGGCGACGCTGTACGCGGTGGCCGAGGAGGTCCGCTGGCGGGTGTGGGGCACGCTCGAGGCCGGCCCCGCGGAGGCGATCTACCGCGACTACGCGGTCCTGGGCACCCTGCTGGGCATGCCGGCCTCGGCCTGGCCCGCCGACCGGGCGGGCTTCCGGCGGTACTGGACGGACGCCGTCGGGGCCCTGGAGGTGACCGACGACGCCCGGGCCCTCTGCCGGGACCTGTTCGCCGGCGCCGCCGCGCCGTGGTGGCTGCGGCGGGTGCTGCCGCTGGCGCGGTTCACCGCCGCCGGCCTGCTGCCCCACCCGGTGCGCACGGCGCTCGGCCTGGACTGGGACGGGGCGGACTCGCGCCGCGAGGACCGGCTGTGGCGGGCCGTGCGCGCCGTCTACCCGCGCCTGCCGCGGGGACTGCGCCGGCTCCCGGCGCGCCTCGTGGTGCGCGGACTGCCCTCGTGA
- a CDS encoding three-helix bundle dimerization domain-containing protein, producing MTSHVMTDPRPAGRQEGAAGAPRRGMRGGLPTGPNHIVHAHVLGRATDRLLVQYGDVLAEDLVRGTVQQAYRELEATARLHTFLPVLAARVAEDRLRRLAREARTAAPATGAATTATVPAAATTALAA from the coding sequence ATGACCAGTCACGTCATGACCGACCCGCGGCCCGCTGGCCGCCAGGAGGGCGCCGCCGGCGCGCCGCGCCGGGGGATGCGCGGCGGCCTGCCCACCGGCCCCAACCACATCGTGCACGCCCACGTGCTCGGCCGCGCCACGGACCGGCTGCTGGTGCAGTACGGGGACGTCCTCGCCGAGGACCTCGTCCGCGGCACCGTCCAGCAGGCCTACCGGGAGCTCGAGGCCACCGCGCGGCTCCACACGTTCCTGCCCGTCCTCGCCGCCCGCGTGGCGGAGGACCGGCTGCGCCGGCTGGCCCGGGAGGCCCGCACCGCGGCCCCGGCGACCGGGGCGGCCACCACCGCGACCGTCCCGGCGGCGGCCACCACCGCCCTGGCCGCCTGA